From the genome of Candidatus Electrothrix communis, one region includes:
- a CDS encoding pirin family protein, with product MMEIIKAADRHFSDFGWLQTYWLFSFSNYYDPQNVQLGALRVFNDDIVKPEGGFATHPHEEMEIITIVLQGEITHEDSMGNKTVIKAGDVQRMSAGTGLTHSEYNLGKEAVFFYQIWILPDTAGLEPTYAQKTYDASQWWNRLLPVASGQDIPEAVIFHTDATIYRCQLDMGKEVVYDCAAERGVFLYLTEGSLSINGQEVAARDQVRVKTTEPLVIKAQELSDFILIDVQ from the coding sequence ATGATGGAAATTATCAAAGCGGCAGATCGTCATTTTTCCGATTTTGGGTGGTTACAAACCTATTGGCTTTTCTCCTTCTCCAATTACTATGATCCCCAAAATGTCCAGCTGGGCGCGTTAAGGGTTTTTAATGATGATATCGTTAAACCTGAGGGCGGGTTTGCAACCCATCCCCATGAGGAGATGGAGATTATAACCATTGTTTTGCAAGGTGAGATAACCCATGAAGACAGCATGGGCAATAAAACCGTTATCAAGGCAGGCGATGTGCAGCGGATGTCTGCGGGCACCGGCCTGACTCATTCAGAATATAATCTTGGCAAAGAAGCGGTCTTTTTTTATCAGATTTGGATTTTGCCGGATACAGCAGGGCTGGAACCAACCTATGCCCAGAAAACCTATGATGCCAGCCAATGGTGGAACAGGTTATTGCCGGTGGCATCTGGGCAGGATATTCCAGAGGCTGTCATCTTTCATACTGATGCCACCATCTATCGTTGTCAACTGGATATGGGGAAAGAGGTGGTTTATGATTGCGCTGCTGAGCGCGGTGTCTTTCTCTATCTGACCGAGGGTAGTCTTTCTATTAATGGTCAGGAGGTGGCAGCAAGAGATCAGGTCCGTGTTAAAACGACAGAGCCGCTTGTCATCAAGGCGCAGGAGCTGTCCGATTTTATATTGATTGATGTTCAGTAA
- a CDS encoding cation-transporting P-type ATPase, which translates to MKAIPEEQWHRLEADTILSLLQADKEQGLAQQEAEQRLARFGPNVLTTKAGKSKLVRFLLQFHQPLIYILIASGIITALLQEWVDSGVIFGVVLANGIIGYIQEAKAENSLAALARTMVAEATVLRSGGKQRIASAQLVPGDLVLLTAGDRVPADMRLIHCRDLQVAESALTGESLPVAKDIVPLPEETVLAERINMAYASTMVTYGQASGLVTATGDQTEVGRISRLMSTAQDLATPLTRKIAEFSQVLLYAILFLAALTVGVGLLRGQPLFDLFMAAVALAVGAIPEGLPAAVTITLAIGVSRMAKRQAIIRKLPAVETLGSTTVICSDKTGTLTENQMTVQAIIAGQEEYQVSGSGYAPQGTITRQSEHKSGQQVNTLSEQEAPALHRCLQAAALCNDSVLKENEEGWQVQGDPTEGAMLTVAEKAGYPVQELHAQYPRLDSIPFESQHQFMATLHDTDPADTSTVYTICIKGAVEQILAKCENCLTATGETVPLDQEQIHDDVARLAARGLRVLAFAEKNHTTTTGAASATDIREEDVQGGCTFLGLMGMIDPPRAEAVAAVRICRQAGIRIKMITGDHPATAAAIAAQIGLKGEENGTEQPAVLIGSELEKISDQDLIAAAADTDVFARATPEQKIRLVRALQATGNVVAMTGDGVNDAPALKQADIGVAMGITGTDVSKEAADMVLTDDNFSSIEAAVEEGRAVFDNLTKFIVWTLPTNLGEGLVIMAAIFFGLTLPILPVQILWINMTTAGFLGLMLAFEPKEPGIMLRKPRDPDTPILTKELIIRIILVGTLLLIGSFGLFQWELARGASLDAARTVAVNVFIVMELFYLFNCRSLSKSVFQLGFFSNIWVFVGVAAMLLIQMVYTYVPVMQQLFHSTSIGFGSWARIMLAGAIGFLIVEVEKKLRAG; encoded by the coding sequence ATGAAAGCAATACCCGAGGAGCAATGGCACCGGTTAGAGGCAGATACAATTCTTTCCCTCTTGCAGGCCGATAAGGAACAAGGGCTGGCCCAGCAGGAGGCGGAGCAACGGCTCGCCCGTTTCGGCCCCAACGTCCTGACGACAAAGGCGGGCAAGAGCAAGCTGGTGCGCTTTCTGCTCCAGTTTCATCAACCCTTGATCTATATCCTGATCGCATCCGGTATTATCACGGCCCTGCTCCAGGAATGGGTGGATTCTGGAGTTATTTTCGGGGTGGTGCTGGCCAACGGCATTATCGGCTATATCCAGGAGGCCAAGGCGGAGAACAGTTTGGCTGCCCTTGCCCGGACTATGGTTGCCGAGGCCACGGTTTTGCGCTCTGGAGGGAAACAGCGCATAGCTTCGGCGCAGTTGGTTCCAGGTGACCTGGTGCTGCTCACGGCCGGAGACCGGGTTCCGGCGGATATGCGGCTAATCCATTGCCGGGATTTGCAAGTGGCTGAATCCGCCCTGACCGGCGAGTCTCTGCCAGTGGCCAAGGATATCGTTCCTCTGCCTGAAGAAACGGTCCTGGCGGAACGAATCAATATGGCCTATGCCTCCACGATGGTCACCTATGGTCAGGCAAGCGGACTCGTGACTGCAACCGGCGATCAGACCGAAGTGGGCCGTATCTCCCGCCTGATGTCTACAGCGCAAGACTTAGCCACCCCACTCACCCGCAAGATTGCTGAGTTCAGCCAGGTGCTCCTCTATGCCATCCTGTTTTTAGCCGCCCTCACTGTTGGAGTGGGCCTGCTCCGGGGCCAACCCCTGTTTGATTTGTTCATGGCTGCGGTTGCCCTGGCTGTGGGAGCTATTCCAGAAGGCTTACCAGCAGCGGTCACCATCACCTTGGCCATCGGGGTTTCCAGGATGGCTAAACGGCAGGCCATTATCCGTAAATTGCCAGCTGTGGAAACCCTGGGCAGCACCACGGTGATATGTTCGGATAAGACCGGCACTCTGACCGAAAATCAGATGACCGTCCAGGCGATCATTGCTGGTCAGGAGGAGTACCAGGTCAGCGGTTCTGGCTATGCACCCCAGGGGACGATTACTCGTCAGTCTGAGCATAAATCGGGTCAACAAGTAAATACTCTCTCCGAGCAGGAGGCTCCTGCCTTGCACCGTTGCCTCCAGGCCGCTGCCCTGTGCAATGATAGTGTGTTGAAAGAAAACGAGGAAGGCTGGCAGGTCCAGGGCGATCCCACTGAGGGGGCCATGCTTACGGTTGCCGAAAAGGCGGGTTACCCCGTTCAGGAACTTCACGCCCAATATCCTCGCCTGGACAGCATTCCCTTTGAATCCCAGCACCAGTTCATGGCCACTCTGCACGATACAGATCCCGCCGATACATCCACGGTCTACACCATTTGCATCAAGGGAGCAGTGGAGCAGATTCTTGCCAAATGCGAGAACTGCCTGACCGCTACCGGGGAGACAGTTCCGCTGGACCAGGAACAGATCCATGATGATGTGGCCCGGCTGGCGGCACGAGGGCTGCGGGTACTGGCCTTTGCGGAAAAAAATCATACTACAACAACAGGAGCGGCAAGCGCAACAGATATCAGGGAAGAGGATGTACAAGGCGGCTGCACCTTTCTCGGCCTGATGGGCATGATTGATCCACCCAGGGCCGAGGCCGTGGCAGCAGTCAGGATCTGTCGTCAGGCCGGGATCCGCATCAAGATGATCACCGGCGATCATCCGGCGACGGCAGCGGCTATTGCTGCCCAGATAGGGCTTAAAGGCGAGGAAAACGGAACAGAGCAGCCTGCGGTGCTGATAGGCAGTGAGCTGGAGAAAATTTCCGATCAGGACTTGATTGCCGCTGCTGCTGACACCGATGTCTTTGCCCGAGCCACGCCGGAACAGAAGATCCGCCTGGTGCGAGCACTCCAGGCTACGGGTAATGTGGTGGCCATGACCGGTGACGGGGTCAACGATGCCCCGGCCTTGAAGCAGGCTGATATCGGGGTGGCAATGGGCATCACCGGCACAGATGTGTCCAAGGAGGCTGCGGACATGGTGCTGACCGATGATAATTTCAGTTCCATTGAAGCGGCGGTGGAAGAAGGGCGGGCCGTGTTTGATAACTTGACCAAGTTCATTGTCTGGACCCTACCTACCAATCTCGGGGAAGGGCTGGTCATCATGGCGGCCATCTTTTTCGGCCTCACCTTGCCCATCCTGCCGGTGCAGATTCTCTGGATCAACATGACCACTGCCGGTTTCCTCGGTCTGATGCTGGCCTTTGAACCCAAGGAGCCGGGCATTATGCTGCGCAAGCCCCGTGATCCTGATACCCCGATTTTAACTAAGGAGCTGATTATCAGAATTATCCTGGTGGGCACCTTGTTGTTGATCGGTTCTTTCGGCCTTTTTCAATGGGAGCTGGCACGAGGGGCCTCCCTTGATGCGGCCCGCACGGTTGCGGTCAATGTCTTTATTGTGATGGAGCTGTTCTATCTCTTCAACTGCCGGTCTCTGAGCAAGAGTGTCTTTCAGCTCGGTTTTTTTAGCAATATCTGGGTTTTTGTCGGGGTGGCTGCTATGCTGCTCATTCAGATGGTGTATACCTATGTCCCGGTTATGCAGCAGCTCTTTCACAGCACGTCCATCGGTTTCGGCTCCTGGGCCCGGATTATGCTGGCTGGGGCAATTGGTTTTTTGATTGTTGAGGTGGAGAAGAAGTTGCGGGCTGGGTGA
- a CDS encoding alpha/beta hydrolase, with protein sequence MKLDTDFVTTTIELAPDYEGEVVATLIASRLNTGSRKSVLYVHGYIDYFFHPHMCEKFHEHGFDFYAVDLRKYGRSLLPHQKPNYCEDASEYYEEITASIKAIQSNSSDDIYLLGHSTGGLIASCYMNCGEKKNDIKALVLNSPFLDMREPFIVTKMNYGLAKFVSVIKKDCKRDKAISPVYAESIHKDYHGEWDFNLAWKPINGFPAYFKWFVAIVDAQRSLKKSHIKVPILLLHSSKSFEPKKYSPEAKQADIVLDIEDMKRIGPNLGNKVQLISIDNGQHDLFLSAKEVRERAFEEMFSWLKPQE encoded by the coding sequence ATGAAATTAGACACCGATTTTGTCACCACGACAATTGAACTTGCTCCAGATTATGAAGGAGAAGTCGTTGCTACTTTAATTGCCTCAAGGCTCAATACAGGAAGCAGGAAAAGTGTACTTTATGTGCATGGATACATTGATTACTTCTTTCACCCTCATATGTGTGAAAAATTCCATGAGCATGGGTTTGATTTTTATGCTGTAGACTTACGTAAATACGGACGTTCTCTGTTGCCACACCAAAAGCCCAACTATTGTGAAGATGCCTCTGAATACTATGAAGAAATCACAGCGTCCATCAAGGCAATACAATCAAACAGCAGTGACGATATTTACCTGTTGGGGCACTCAACAGGAGGCTTGATAGCCTCTTGCTATATGAATTGTGGTGAAAAGAAAAATGATATTAAAGCACTCGTGTTGAATTCACCATTTTTAGATATGCGTGAACCGTTTATTGTAACCAAGATGAATTATGGACTGGCTAAATTCGTATCTGTAATTAAAAAAGACTGTAAAAGAGATAAAGCGATTTCTCCAGTTTATGCTGAAAGTATCCACAAAGACTATCATGGCGAATGGGATTTTAATTTAGCATGGAAGCCTATTAATGGGTTCCCAGCGTATTTTAAGTGGTTTGTCGCAATTGTTGATGCGCAACGGAGTCTCAAAAAATCTCATATTAAGGTTCCCATTCTGTTATTGCACTCTTCAAAATCATTCGAACCAAAAAAATATTCTCCCGAAGCGAAACAGGCCGATATTGTTCTTGATATTGAAGATATGAAGAGAATTGGTCCCAACTTAGGGAACAAGGTACAATTAATTTCGATTGATAATGGGCAGCATGATTTGTTTCTTTCTGCCAAAGAAGTTCGAGAGAGAGCTTTTGAAGAAATGTTTTCCTGGTTAAAACCTCAAGAATAA
- a CDS encoding DUF1302 family protein: MMHDTKNNLFSRKATILAALLAVPLFLSPFPATAQPDSTPSELDAVLEGFEEEATEQAPVNELDAVLDGFDDEAGDQPAEASSDQALDAVLDGFGGEEQADVQTDVQKEAESTSSRLPAWLSIDGWLQLGTTYTIAHDAPADGETDWRGFSKARTDLQIDLDARFSDSWSAKLGAKGFYDGIYSIQGRDEYTGSVLDEYEDELELREAYVQGKLTSKLDLKAGRQIVVWGKSDNIRVTDVLNPLDMREPGMTDIEDLRLPLAMTKLDYYFGNWELSGMAVHEIRFNKMPVYGYDFYPADEPMPPADEPDNSLENTEWALSLSGIFSGWDLDLYYARVFNDTAHLEYVLFDDDSTEIQQKHERLHMFGFAYNKALGNWLLKSEGAILNRVHYTNRPGTGYTRLDLLAGAEYSGFNETTIGLEIANRHVNNHRPYLEKYPDGVLQDMYQLAFRYNRNFLNNTLSLSLLVMLYGPSDADGAFERLALDYDLTDTITVRGGAVLYQSGDLLTMQEVGNNDRLFAELRYSF; the protein is encoded by the coding sequence ATGATGCACGATACAAAAAACAACCTGTTCTCGAGAAAAGCAACAATCCTTGCAGCCCTGCTCGCTGTCCCTCTCTTTCTCTCCCCATTCCCCGCAACCGCCCAACCCGACAGCACCCCCAGTGAACTGGATGCCGTCCTTGAAGGCTTTGAAGAGGAGGCAACAGAGCAGGCACCTGTGAATGAGCTGGATGCAGTGCTGGATGGCTTTGACGATGAAGCTGGTGACCAGCCCGCTGAGGCCTCGTCCGACCAGGCCCTTGATGCAGTACTCGATGGCTTTGGAGGAGAGGAGCAAGCCGATGTGCAAACCGATGTGCAGAAGGAAGCTGAAAGCACCTCTTCCCGGCTTCCCGCCTGGCTCAGCATAGACGGCTGGCTCCAGTTAGGCACCACCTATACCATCGCCCATGACGCACCGGCAGACGGGGAAACCGACTGGCGTGGTTTTTCCAAGGCCCGCACTGATCTCCAAATCGACCTTGATGCCCGCTTCTCCGATTCCTGGTCAGCAAAGCTGGGAGCAAAAGGCTTTTACGACGGGATTTACTCGATTCAAGGCCGGGATGAATATACCGGCTCCGTCCTTGATGAGTATGAGGATGAGTTGGAATTGCGCGAGGCCTATGTGCAGGGGAAGCTCACCTCCAAGCTGGACCTCAAGGCAGGACGTCAGATTGTGGTCTGGGGCAAGTCGGATAATATTCGGGTCACTGATGTGCTCAATCCCTTAGATATGCGCGAGCCCGGCATGACCGATATTGAAGATCTTCGTCTGCCTCTGGCCATGACCAAGCTGGATTATTATTTCGGCAACTGGGAGCTGTCCGGTATGGCCGTCCACGAGATCCGTTTTAACAAGATGCCGGTGTACGGGTATGACTTCTACCCGGCTGACGAGCCCATGCCCCCGGCAGATGAACCGGATAACTCCCTGGAAAACACCGAATGGGCACTTTCCCTCAGCGGTATTTTTAGCGGCTGGGATCTTGATCTCTATTATGCACGGGTATTCAACGATACCGCCCATCTGGAATATGTGCTGTTCGACGACGATTCCACAGAGATACAGCAAAAGCACGAACGTCTGCATATGTTCGGCTTCGCCTATAATAAGGCCTTGGGCAACTGGCTGTTGAAAAGTGAAGGGGCTATACTGAACAGGGTGCATTACACCAACCGGCCCGGCACCGGCTATACCCGCCTTGATCTGCTTGCGGGAGCAGAGTATTCCGGGTTTAACGAGACCACCATTGGCCTGGAGATTGCCAATCGCCATGTCAATAATCACAGACCCTACCTGGAAAAATACCCGGACGGCGTGCTCCAGGATATGTATCAGCTGGCTTTTCGCTATAATCGGAATTTCCTCAACAACACCTTGAGCCTCAGCCTGCTGGTGATGCTCTATGGTCCTTCTGATGCTGACGGCGCCTTTGAGCGGCTGGCCCTGGATTATGATCTGACCGATACCATCACTGTGCGCGGTGGGGCAGTGCTGTACCAATCAGGTGATCTTTTGACCATGCAGGAGGTCGGAAATAATGATCGGCTGTTTGCCGAGCTTCGCTATTCGTTTTGA